A window of the Planococcus citri chromosome 4, ihPlaCitr1.1, whole genome shotgun sequence genome harbors these coding sequences:
- the LOC135844237 gene encoding nucleoside hydrolase-like: MFKKSKFTYQAFILVICEILIVANGAPSSADKPKCKEKLIIDTDAGSDDAVAILLFLEEQKQLNQCSFEILAITCSYGNIDVKQVETNVRKTLTIANRPDIPIYAGASRSILRKKGVLSSFGFGEDGFGDYKFEDKILGEVDRSNPASLALIELSKTHAGEINILIVGPMTNVALAASADEGFMDRIKHVYVMGSSIAGVGNIAPGIEFNFEADPEASYILLNSTTSSKLTLFPWETGVNSGFTIEWRKDAFKGHDSKVIQFLDGIESVALNLPRYTPVDAFIAAVMLKGDKLVKTSLETHVEVVTDGAARGAVLVDYNQQLKSEIKNAKIIMSIDIEEYKKLFLCIFAGVCDGLK; this comes from the exons atgttcaaaaaatcaaaatttacgtaTCAAGCGTTCATACTGGTTATCTGCGAGATTTTAATCGTTGCAAATGGGGCACCTAGTTCTGCTGATAAACCaaa GTGTAAAGAAAAACTCATAATCGACACGGATGCTGGATCTGATGATGCTGTAGCTATCTTGTTATTCCTAGAAGAGCAAAAGCAATTGAATCAATGCTCCTTTGAAATACTCGCGATTACCTGTTCTTATGGAAATATAGACGTAAAACAAGTAGAGACCAACGTGAGGAAAACATTGACAATAGCCAATCGACCTGAC ATACCTATATATGCCGGTGCAAGCAGAtcaatattacgaaaaaaagGCGTTCTTTCAAGCTTCGGATTCGGAGAAGATGGCTTCGGCGACTACAAGTTTGAAGATAAAATTCTCGGCGAAGTCGATCGTTCGAATCCCGCAAGTCTAGCATTGATAGAATTATCCAAAACACACGCAGGTGAAATCAATATCCTCATAGTTGGCCCGATGACCAACGTTGCTCTGGCTGCTTCAGCTGATGAGGGATTCATGGACCGAATTAAGCATGTGTATGTGATGGGATCGAGTATCGCAGGAGTAGGAAATATCGCACCCGGTATCGAGTTCAATTTCGAAGCTGATCCGGAGGCGAGCTATATTCTGCTAAATTCTACCACTAGCTCGAAATTGACGTTATTTCCATGGGAAACTGGAGTGAATTCTGGTTTCACTATA GAATGGCGAAAAGACGCATTTAAAGGCCACGACTCAAAAGTAATACAATTCCTCGACGGGATCGAGTCAGTCGCTTTGAATCTACCGAGGTATACCCCAGTCGACGCTTTCATTGCTGCTGTTATGTTGAAGGGAGATAAACTTGTGAAGACATCTCTCGAAACTCATGTAGAAGTTGTAACGGATGGAGCCGCTCGAGGCGCAGTACTTGTTGATTATAATCAACAactaaaatctgaaattaaaaatgcgaaaatcaTAATGTCTATAGATATAGAAGAATATAAGAAGCTATTTTTATGCATATTTGCAGGCGTTTGCGACGGtcttaaataa
- the LOC135844249 gene encoding uncharacterized protein LOC135844249 — protein MCNPENPHPSSACSTERPKLTFFTSPLPLQEIASSQTAFLLWCSKLRNRPAGEIPDKKWFQAQNFVANNMVQVTSSVAELLDQYIQSVGNDLKEWVEYHSDRIFFDSQAHSVIWKCFDRLTFQYDGSLDFVATAKKLVNSNRLNSVEKYRLACCYCLEEKIKHMWPAFFIHKQNNVSNHTIKPLMNYWNEEMLYNLRGKTKCKHATAAKRMISFVFKYPRNWAAVEYFFKKLNADEQTNHVIDLINHSILYAIRLLPQLQDDQIQTTMKKKGDQIWFRFSREFKYVEYAIQTWYYIRHSISDYMFFSMIELTIEEQLIKPRTKTCNTYAVRLLYEIWISAPDPLKNFVISNHAQSIVQVFFELDYQVLKIMNQDCRFLLAILPETSFELRNSLWKQHSYKMIASLPPKYLPNLLQLCIEGEDPIDKFKETIISDPASYKSIKQHCINWIKEGYYAYFDEFSKVMSWDEKTSAKLKQDTLIHCDHLAEYIFQLRNKDKWHKFHDFVDASFKDQDMTVSFRKCLMYSSPLLHDLLCALNQGRLQDVTYFLDLFSSSQDLIELKRDIIEKCRCSLIEARFYNFTATDWQKFLEWCSNSEDDIKEFQSSIPMDDIFETFLQKYISNVLNNDDTEKSDECCFTRLNNFLLWYFKSSDLVKEYKMIKARKYGSMKSIQEAFKTGENPAIDELINWFFDGDKELIYRWNNPMSKNIPPFMANVMRLLKEKWVFCSDEM, from the coding sequence ATGTGCAACCCTGAAAATCCACACCCATCATCTGCATGTAGCACAGAACGCCctaaattgacttttttcacaTCACCTCTACCTCTGCAAGAAATAGCCTCATCTCAGACAGCCTTTCTTCTGTGGTGTTCCAAGCTCCGAAATCGTCCCGCAGGTGAAATACCAGACAAGAAATGGTTCCAGGCACAGAATTTTGTCGCCAATAACATGGTACAGGTGACATCATCGGTCGCGGAGCTTCTAGATCAATATATTCAATCAGTCGGTAATGATCTGAAAGAATGGGTCGAGTACCACAGCGATAGAATATTCTTCGATAGCCAGGCTCATAGTGTGATTTGGAAATGTTTCGATAGGTTGACATTCCAATACGACGGTTCTTTGGATTTCGTGGCCACTGCTAAGAAACTAGTGAACAGCAATCGATTGAATAGTGTTGAGAAGTACAGATTAGCTTGCTGTTATTGTCTGGAGGAGAAGATAAAACACATGTGGCCCGCGTTCTTTATCCATAAACAGAACAATGTTTCCAACCATACCATTAAACCTTTGATGAATTACTGGAACGAAGAGATGTTGTACAATTTACGAGGTAAAACTAAATGCAAACACGCGACAGCAGCCAAACGTATGATTTCATTTGTCTTCAAGTATCCTCGAAATTGGGCCGCtgtcgagtattttttcaaaaagttgaacgcCGATGAGCAAACCAACCACGTGATAGATTTAATCAATCACAGTATCTTGTACGCTATTCGATTACTGCCACAATTACAAGATGATCAGATCCAAACaacgatgaagaaaaaaggaGACCAGATTTGGTTTCGATTCTCTAGGGAATTTAAATACGTCGAATACGCCATTCAAACGTGGTATTATATTAGGCACTCGATCAGCGATTATATGTTTTTCAGCATGATAGAATTGACCATCGAGGAGCAACTCATCAAACCACGAACAAAGACGTGCAATACTTACGCAGTTCGCTTACTTTATGAGATCTGGATCAGTGCTCCTGATCCACTGAAAAACTTTGTAATCTCGAATCACGCCCAAAGCATCGTACAAGTTTTCTTCGAGCTTGATTACCAGGTACTCAAAATCATGAACCAAGATTGCAGATTCCTCTTGGCTATTCTACCAGAAACCAGTTTCGAGTTGAGGAATTCTTTATGGAAGCAGCATTCGTACAAGATGATTGCCAGTTTGCCACCCAAGTATTTGCCAAATTTACTCCAGCTGTGTATTGAGGGCGAAGATCCAATAGATAAATTCAAAGAAACAATTATATCGGATCCGGCATCATACAAGAGTATCAAACAACATTGCATTAATTGGATCAAAGAAGGATATTACGCTTACTTTGATGAATTCTCCAAGGTCATGTCTTGGGATGAGAAAACGTCGGCGAAACTTAAACAAGACACGTTGATACATTGCGATCATTTGGCGgagtacatttttcaacttcgtaATAAGGATAAATGGCATAAATTCCACGATTTCGTAGATGCCTCTTTTAAAGACCAAGATATGACTGTAAGTTTCAGAAAATGCCTAATGTATTCGTCTCCTTTACTTCACGATTTGCTTTGCGCCCTGAATCAAGGTCGGTTACAAGATGTCACCTACTTTCTCGATTTATTTTCATCCAGTCAAGATTTAATCGAACTGAAGCGAGATATAATTGAGAAATGTCGCTGTAGTTTGATCGAAGCGAGATTTTACAACTTTACAGCCACAGATTGGCAAAAGTTCTTGGAATGGTGTTCAAATTCCGAGGACGATATCAAAGAATTTCAATCATCGATACCTATGgacgatatttttgaaacatttttacaaaaatacatatcaaatgTTTTGAATAACGATGACACTGAAAAATCTGACGAATGCTGTTTTACCagactgaataattttttgttgtgGTATTTTAAATCGTCCGACTTGGTCAAAGAGTATAAAATGATAAAGGCACGTAAATATGGAAGCATGAAATCGATCCAGGAAGCGTTCAAGACCGGAGAAAATCCTGCCATTGATGAGCTGATAAATTGGTTCTTCGATGGAGATAAGGAGCTAATTTACAGGTGGAATAATCCCATGTCCAAGAATATACCACCTTTTATGGCGAACGTGATGCGGTTGTTGAAAGAGAAGTGGGTTTTCTGCAGCGATGAAATGTGA
- the LOC135843274 gene encoding uncharacterized protein LOC135843274, producing the protein MTSENRLIYQESPTSLREISSLRMALMLWRHKFTDLCSSDGLPSVWFSTKEMIAVSTWIEFFLDPYIPALGKELKMWMDYHSERIFFDSDLGWAVLRCFNHIVCYQSGAINYVATAKKLLQNELLNDMEKFRIACVYCLEEDVKRQWALVWCGRTKGLLNATIKPIIHYWNNRMNKEEHCKHVCFKRIFASYSKCSRNWTATLHFLNELEVVEQIAQAIELIEQDPMFALHVLPHLSVEQQRQVIMKQGVTIYITFAKKSRYSTFALQLWRFFGQFATVFQFNSLIKQVIDDKEIGLRVKTDINRHVGTLLHDTWSSSQYNLKRYIVHNFINDVLNVLFEEDSLLRVTYRDARFLLAVLAATTEESRAKLWNDHQNTIIFNIPPKYLEELFAMCVKDTLEVDRIKTRLSEDVEFLEKYNKLSFKEGYFEDVEDFLTFCQVDRNRKYRIQKDLLTRVQMNAVCILDLNDLEKWCRLDRFVDDCYDEDQATSFRKDMIRSNPMLEHYQKLLVDGQLYQVRQFIDVFLSQDQSSITKDDLIYNCGRSLVFGLCYNFNEANWKEFVNWCFNSDANKIAKWKDSLNIDEIFIKMLRRCVDLAYKDSFFRHRKKNQNYDFVKVNSFLKWYFVTWSAIRNYKHSKIDSFSSIEEIKEAFGIESDLLTTILEWFYDGDREKIHRRKHSAANLSPLAYRVDNWKHKFFHKSN; encoded by the coding sequence ATGACTTCAGAAAACCGTTTGATTTACCAAGAATCGCCTACGTCATTAAGAGAGATAAGTTCGTTGAGAATGGCGTTAATGTTATGGCGTCACAAATTCACAGATTTATGTTCGAGCGACGGTCTACCCTCGGTTTGGTTCAGTACCAAAGAGATGATCGCAGTTTCAACATGGATCGAGTTCTTTCTCGATCCTTACATCCCAGCCCTGGGCAAAGAGCTAAAAATGTGGATGGATTATCACTCGGAGCGGATATTTTTCGATTCAGATCTAGGCTGGGCTGTTTTACGTTGTTTCAATCACATCGTATGCTATCAAAGTGGCGCCATTAATTACGTAGCCACGGCCAAAAAGCTGCTACAGAACGAGCTGTTGAACGATATGGAAAAATTTCGTATAGCTTGCGTGTATTGTTTGGAGGAAGATGTGAAACGTCAATGGGCCTTGGTATGGTGCGGTCGGACTAAAGGTCTTCTCAATGCTACCATAAAACCAATCATACATTATTGGAATAATCGTATGAATAAAGAAGAGCACTGCAAACACGTCTGCTTCAAACGTATCTTCGCTTCTTATTCGAAATGTTCCCGGAACTGGACCGCCACCTTGCATTTTTTGAACGAGTTAGAAGTTGTTGAACAAATCGCACAAGCGATCGAGTTGATCGAACAAGATCCTATGTTCGCGTTGCATGTTTTACCTCATTTATCGGTCGAACAACAAAGGCAAGTGATCATGAAACAAGGAGTAACCATTTACATCACTTTCGCCAAAAAGTCTCGGTATTCGACGTTCGCTCTACAGCTTTGGCGTTTTTTCGGACAATTCGCGACTGTCTTTCAATTCAACAGTTTGATCAAGCAGGTAATTGACGATAAAGAAATTGGTCTACGAGTAAAAACCGATATAAACCGACACGTGGGCACTTTGCTTCATGACACGTGGAGCTCATCTCAGTATAATCTGAAGCGCTATATCGTTCATAATTTCATCAACGATGTATTGAACGTATTGTTCGAAGAAGACAGTTTGCTGAGGGTGACGTATCGAGACGCTAGATTCTTATTAGCAGTTTTGGCAGCTACCACAGAGGAATCCAGAGCCAAATTATGGAACGATCATCAAAACACGATCATCTTCAACATACCACCCAAGTACCTGGAGGAATTGTTCGCTATGTGTGTCAAAGATACCTTGGAAGTGGATCGAATCAAAACGCGTCTCTCCGAAGACGTCGAGTTCTTGGAGAAATACAACAAGCTCTCTTTCAAAGAGGGATATTTCGAAGACGTCGaagattttttaacattttgccaAGTCGATCGAAATCGAAAGTATCGCATACAGAAAGATCTCCTAACCAGGGTACAAATGAACGCAGTCTGTATTTTGGACCTAaatgatttggaaaaatggtgtcGATTGGATCGATTCGTCGACGACTGTTACGACGAGGATCAAGCGACAAGTTTCAGAAAGGATATGATACGGTCGAACCCTATGCTAGAGCATTATCAAAAACTGCTTGTCGACGGACAGCTCTACCAAGTGCGTCAGTTCATCGACGTGTTCTTATCACAAGACCAATCGAGTATAACCAAGGACGATCTGATCTACAATTGTGGCAGGAGTCTAGTCTTTGGATTGTGCTACAATTTCAACGAAGCTAATTGGAAAGAATTTGTGAACTGGTGTTTTAACAGCGACGCTAACAAAATCGCCAAATGGAAGGATTCTCTAAACATAGACGAGATATTCATCAAAATGCTGCGTAGATGCGTCGATTTAGCCTACAAAGATAGTTTTTTTCGCCATCGcaagaaaaaccaaaattacGATTTCGTTAAAGTGaattcctttttaaaatggtattttGTCACGTGGTCTGCGATCAGAAATTACAAGCATAGCAAGATCGATTCTTTCAGCAGCATCGAAGAGATTAAAGAAGCGTTCGGCATCGAAAGCGACCTATTGACGACAATTTTAGAATGGTTTTATGATGGAGatagggaaaaaattcatcgacgGAAGCATTCTGCAGCGAACCTGTCGCCTTTGGCTTATAGAGTCGATAATTGgaaacataaatttttccacaaaagtAATTAA